Proteins from one Gorilla gorilla gorilla isolate KB3781 chromosome 11, NHGRI_mGorGor1-v2.1_pri, whole genome shotgun sequence genomic window:
- the TMEM37 gene encoding voltage-dependent calcium channel gamma-like subunit isoform X2 — translation MTAVGVQAQRPLGQRQPRRSFFESFIRTLIITCVALAVVLSSVSICDGHWLLAEDRLFGLWHFCTTTNQSVPICFRDLGQAHVPGLAVGMGLVRSVGALAVVAAIFGLEFLMVSQLCEDKHSQCKWVMGSILLLVSFVLSSGGLLGFVILLRNQVTLIGFTLMFWCEFTASFLLFLNAISGLHINSITHPWE, via the coding sequence GCCCAGAGGCCTTTGGGCCAAAGGCAGCCCCGCCGGTCCTTCTTTGAATCCTTCATCCGGACCCTCATCATCACGTGTGTGGCCCTGGCTGTGGTCCTGTCCTCGGTCTCCATTTGTGATGGGCACTGGCTCCTGGCTGAGGACCGCCTCTTCGGGCTCTGGCACTTCTGCACCACCACCAACCAGAGTGTGCCGATCTGCTTCAGAGACCTGGGCCAGGCCCATGTGCCCGGGCTGGCCGTGGGCATGGGCCTGGTGCGCAGCGTGGGCGCCTTGGCCGTGGTGGCCGCCATTTTTGGCCTGGAGTTCCTCATGGTGTCCCAGTTGTGCGAGGACAAACACTCACAGTGCAAGTGGGTCATGGGTTCCATCCTCCTCCTGGTCTCTTTCGTCCTCTCCTCCGGCGGGCTCCTGGGTTTTGTGATCCTCCTCAGGAACCAAGTCACACTCATCGGCTTCACCCTAATGTTTTGGTGCGAATTCActgcctccttcctcctcttcctgaaCGCCATCAGCGGCCTTCACATCAACAGCATCACCCATCCCTGGGAATGA
- the TMEM37 gene encoding voltage-dependent calcium channel gamma-like subunit isoform X1, producing the protein MTRPDCSSDFNSRHFPLGQAQRPLGQRQPRRSFFESFIRTLIITCVALAVVLSSVSICDGHWLLAEDRLFGLWHFCTTTNQSVPICFRDLGQAHVPGLAVGMGLVRSVGALAVVAAIFGLEFLMVSQLCEDKHSQCKWVMGSILLLVSFVLSSGGLLGFVILLRNQVTLIGFTLMFWCEFTASFLLFLNAISGLHINSITHPWE; encoded by the coding sequence GCCCAGAGGCCTTTGGGCCAAAGGCAGCCCCGCCGGTCCTTCTTTGAATCCTTCATCCGGACCCTCATCATCACGTGTGTGGCCCTGGCTGTGGTCCTGTCCTCGGTCTCCATTTGTGATGGGCACTGGCTCCTGGCTGAGGACCGCCTCTTCGGGCTCTGGCACTTCTGCACCACCACCAACCAGAGTGTGCCGATCTGCTTCAGAGACCTGGGCCAGGCCCATGTGCCCGGGCTGGCCGTGGGCATGGGCCTGGTGCGCAGCGTGGGCGCCTTGGCCGTGGTGGCCGCCATTTTTGGCCTGGAGTTCCTCATGGTGTCCCAGTTGTGCGAGGACAAACACTCACAGTGCAAGTGGGTCATGGGTTCCATCCTCCTCCTGGTCTCTTTCGTCCTCTCCTCCGGCGGGCTCCTGGGTTTTGTGATCCTCCTCAGGAACCAAGTCACACTCATCGGCTTCACCCTAATGTTTTGGTGCGAATTCActgcctccttcctcctcttcctgaaCGCCATCAGCGGCCTTCACATCAACAGCATCACCCATCCCTGGGAATGA